Proteins from a genomic interval of Clostridium scatologenes:
- a CDS encoding ATP-binding cassette domain-containing protein has protein sequence MNRENIKEYINVVGAREKNLKNVNVKIPKNEITMFTGVSGSGKSSLVFDTIAAESQRQLNETYSSFIRHRLPHYGQPSVDAIENLSVAIIIDQKRIGGNARSTVGTITDTYSILRLLFSRIGKPFVGYSDVFSFNNLQGMCSKCEGIGKVDMISIDRLLDKNKSLKEGAILFPTFEPGGWRLKRYIHSGFFDNGKKIKDFTEEEMDLLLYKSDIKVTTSDPNWPKTSLYEGLIPRIERSFLKKEEGEGAKYKKEISKIVGGEVCPVCKGARLNQAVLQCKINNKNIADCVQMQITDLLDFIRTIYDPKAVTIVSAIINRLEHLVSIGLGYLSLSRETSTLSGGESQRIKMVRQLGSSLTGLTYIFDEPSIGLHPHDIDKINILLKLLRDKGNTVLIVEHDPDVIKIADYVIDMGPKAGINGGKIMYEGTLEGLLQSDTLTGKYLGSKTQLKKNVRTSDQWLSLKDANLHNLKNVSVNIPKGVMTVVTGVAGSGKSTLINQVLPKFYPNTVFINQKAIQASKRSNIATFTGIFDGIREIFSKANHVKSSLFSFNSKGACQNCKGLGITYTDLAFMDTVTTVCEVCQGHRFTDEVLTYKFGGKNISEVLNMTVEEALDFFNEKEICAILKRLVDVGITYITLGQPLNTLSGGELQRVKLASELESHGNIYVLDEPSTGLHMSDISQLVKILNRLVDNGSTVIVIEHNLDIISQADWAIDLGPFAGENGGNIMFEGVPKDLINSETSITGKYLKKYIN, from the coding sequence ATGAATAGGGAAAATATTAAAGAATACATAAATGTAGTCGGAGCCAGAGAAAAAAATCTCAAAAATGTAAATGTAAAAATTCCGAAGAATGAGATAACAATGTTCACTGGAGTTTCAGGATCAGGAAAATCATCTTTGGTATTTGATACTATAGCAGCAGAATCTCAAAGACAGCTAAATGAAACTTATTCAAGTTTTATTCGCCATAGGTTACCACACTATGGACAGCCAAGTGTAGATGCTATAGAAAATCTATCTGTAGCAATTATTATTGATCAAAAACGAATTGGAGGAAATGCAAGGTCTACAGTTGGGACTATTACAGACACATATTCTATATTAAGATTGCTATTTTCTCGTATAGGAAAACCTTTTGTTGGCTACTCTGATGTTTTTTCATTTAATAATCTTCAAGGAATGTGTTCAAAGTGTGAAGGTATTGGAAAAGTTGATATGATAAGCATAGACCGGTTATTAGATAAAAATAAATCTCTTAAGGAAGGCGCAATTTTATTTCCAACCTTTGAACCAGGAGGATGGCGATTAAAAAGGTATATACATTCAGGTTTTTTTGATAATGGTAAGAAAATAAAAGATTTTACAGAAGAAGAAATGGATTTGCTTTTATATAAGTCAGATATTAAAGTTACTACTTCTGATCCTAACTGGCCTAAAACTTCACTTTATGAAGGGCTTATTCCGAGAATAGAGAGAAGTTTTCTAAAAAAGGAGGAAGGAGAAGGTGCTAAGTATAAAAAAGAAATATCTAAAATCGTCGGAGGAGAAGTATGTCCTGTTTGTAAAGGAGCACGATTAAATCAAGCTGTGCTGCAGTGTAAAATAAATAATAAAAACATAGCAGATTGTGTTCAAATGCAAATTACAGATTTACTGGATTTTATTCGTACTATTTATGATCCTAAAGCAGTAACTATAGTTAGTGCAATTATTAATCGTTTAGAACATTTAGTGTCTATTGGTTTAGGTTATTTAAGCTTAAGTAGAGAAACTTCAACACTTTCAGGAGGTGAATCACAGAGAATAAAAATGGTTCGTCAATTGGGCAGCAGCTTGACAGGTCTTACTTACATTTTTGATGAACCCAGCATTGGGCTGCATCCTCATGATATAGACAAAATCAATATACTTTTAAAACTTTTACGTGATAAAGGAAATACTGTATTAATTGTTGAACATGATCCTGATGTTATTAAAATTGCAGATTATGTCATTGACATGGGACCCAAAGCTGGTATTAATGGTGGTAAAATAATGTATGAAGGTACATTAGAAGGGCTGCTTCAATCAGATACACTAACAGGAAAATATTTAGGTAGTAAAACACAGCTTAAAAAGAATGTTAGAACTTCTGATCAATGGTTATCTTTAAAAGATGCAAATTTACACAATCTTAAAAATGTTAGTGTAAATATTCCTAAAGGTGTTATGACAGTTGTAACTGGAGTTGCAGGTTCAGGTAAGAGCACATTAATTAATCAGGTACTTCCTAAATTTTATCCTAATACAGTTTTCATTAATCAAAAAGCAATACAAGCTTCAAAGAGATCTAACATTGCTACTTTTACAGGAATATTTGATGGCATAAGAGAAATATTTTCAAAAGCCAATCATGTTAAGTCTTCTTTATTCAGCTTTAATTCTAAGGGGGCTTGCCAAAACTGTAAGGGCTTAGGAATAACTTATACAGATTTAGCATTTATGGATACAGTTACTACTGTATGCGAGGTATGTCAGGGACATCGCTTTACAGATGAAGTTTTAACCTATAAATTTGGTGGCAAAAATATAAGCGAAGTTTTGAATATGACAGTGGAAGAAGCTTTAGATTTTTTCAATGAAAAAGAAATATGTGCTATACTAAAAAGACTAGTGGATGTTGGAATTACATATATTACTCTTGGTCAACCTTTAAACACTTTATCTGGTGGTGAACTACAAAGAGTAAAACTTGCTTCAGAACTTGAAAGTCATGGAAATATATATGTATTAGATGAACCCTCAACAGGACTTCATATGTCAGATATATCACAGCTTGTAAAAATTTTAAATCGTCTTGTTGATAATGGCAGTACTGTAATTGTCATAGAGCATAATTTAGATATTATAAGCCAAGCAGATTGGGCTATTGATTTAGGTCCCTTTGCGGGTGAAAATGGTGGTAATATAATGTTTGAAGGAGTACCTAAAGATTTAATAAATAGCGAAACATCCATAACAGGAAAGTATTTAAAGAAATATATAAATTAA
- a CDS encoding BlaR1 family beta-lactam sensor/signal transducer translates to MYNLFFIHFLLSTFILSILGIFILLFKRILKKHISIQWQYNIWFLFLIMLVIPFIPNKFLNWINTNNFSFYKVALNNDNIKNIFTFNHSANSIIQNSNGFQDFTISVNHSIPEYLNIFFMVIWILGVLVLIITSLFCNHKLSHIKKSIHPLEDQKIEKAFEEFANAIGTNRKFILGKSSLVEAPITFGLFIPHIVLPDTIINQLSENDIKYILLHELNHYKNKDILVNYIILIFQALYWFNPFIWFLFNEMRIDREIACDISVLKMIDKSCYIDYGNAIINFAYKTLKISSLAISSSIGGSKHQLKKRIQEISNFTKESKALNIKSILIFMFIGCLILSQTPIISAATYRNNLYDFKEDSVSYENLSSYFNGFDGSFVLYNLKSNQYSIYNKNKSVLRVSPDSTYKIFSGLFGLESGIIQIKDTNINWTGINYPYVTWNKNQNLYSAMQNSVNWYFQSLDEQLGMKNLQTHFKQIHYGNCNFSGGISNYWIESSLKISPIEQVQLLKNFYTNKYKFKEENIKAIKNAIKISEKDKNVLSGKTGTGTVNGKNINGWFIGYVEKNDNIYFFATNIQNNNYASGSNASKITLAILKDKNIY, encoded by the coding sequence ATGTATAATTTATTTTTTATCCACTTCTTGTTAAGTACATTCATTTTATCTATTCTTGGTATTTTTATATTACTTTTTAAAAGAATATTAAAAAAGCATATTTCAATACAATGGCAGTACAATATTTGGTTTCTATTTTTAATTATGCTAGTTATTCCTTTTATACCAAATAAGTTTCTTAATTGGATAAATACCAATAATTTCTCATTTTACAAAGTTGCTCTAAATAATGATAATATAAAAAATATATTTACTTTTAATCACAGTGCAAACAGTATTATTCAAAATTCAAATGGATTTCAGGATTTTACAATATCAGTAAATCATTCAATTCCTGAATACTTAAATATTTTTTTTATGGTAATCTGGATACTAGGAGTATTGGTTCTTATAATTACTTCCCTATTCTGTAATCATAAGCTTAGTCATATAAAAAAATCAATACACCCATTAGAGGACCAAAAGATTGAAAAAGCATTTGAAGAATTTGCAAATGCTATTGGAACGAATAGAAAATTCATACTAGGCAAATCATCATTAGTTGAAGCTCCTATTACTTTTGGTCTTTTCATACCTCACATAGTATTGCCTGATACTATCATTAACCAATTATCTGAAAATGATATAAAGTATATCTTACTTCATGAATTAAATCATTATAAAAATAAGGACATATTAGTTAATTATATTATACTTATTTTCCAAGCATTGTATTGGTTCAATCCTTTTATTTGGTTTCTATTTAATGAAATGCGTATAGATCGAGAAATTGCCTGTGATATTTCTGTTTTAAAAATGATTGATAAAAGCTGTTACATTGATTATGGTAATGCAATTATTAATTTTGCTTATAAAACTTTAAAAATATCTTCTTTAGCTATCTCCTCTAGTATAGGTGGATCTAAGCATCAATTGAAAAAACGTATTCAAGAAATTTCGAATTTTACTAAAGAATCAAAAGCATTAAATATAAAAAGTATACTTATTTTTATGTTTATTGGATGTCTTATTTTAAGTCAAACTCCTATAATTTCTGCTGCAACCTACCGTAATAATTTGTACGATTTTAAAGAGGACTCAGTATCCTATGAAAATCTAAGTTCCTATTTTAATGGCTTTGATGGAAGTTTTGTACTTTACAATTTAAAGTCTAACCAATATAGTATTTATAATAAAAATAAAAGCGTTTTAAGAGTCTCACCAGATTCTACATATAAAATTTTTAGTGGATTGTTTGGATTAGAATCAGGCATTATACAAATTAAAGATACTAATATAAATTGGACTGGTATAAATTATCCTTATGTAACCTGGAATAAAAATCAAAATTTATACTCTGCAATGCAAAATTCAGTAAATTGGTATTTCCAAAGTCTAGATGAACAACTTGGTATGAAAAATTTACAAACCCATTTTAAGCAAATTCATTATGGTAATTGTAATTTTTCTGGGGGAATATCAAATTACTGGATTGAATCCTCCTTAAAAATATCACCAATAGAACAAGTTCAATTATTAAAAAATTTCTACACAAACAAATATAAATTTAAAGAAGAAAATATTAAAGCTATCAAAAATGCTATAAAAATATCTGAAAAAGATAAAAATGTTCTTTCTGGAAAAACTGGTACAGGTACTGTAAATGGTAAGAATATAAATGGTTGGTTTATTGGATATGTAGAAAAAAATGATAATATTTATTTTTTTGCAACTAATATACAAAATAATAATTATGCTAGTGGAAGTAATGCATCAAAAATTACATTGGCTATTTTAAAGGATAAAAACATCTATTAA
- the bla gene encoding subclass B1 metallo-beta-lactamase: protein MKNFKRVFTIFLSLVLIATMTSCSNKTKETTLVEDKKVKESVFKSGSNDSNFVQLTKINDNVWVHTTYYNINGVRTLSNGLLVLTTKGLVLLDTPWTNDQTKELIKLTKEKFNQNIIAAIVTHAHMDRIGGIKTLLDNKIDVKSTPLTAQMAEKSGYDRPNPSITKNDEVLIFGETNLEVYFPGEGHTADNIVVWLPKYKILYAGCIAKSLESNSIGNTNDANIKEWPNSVQNLINKFPNAEIVIPSHGKWGSKQILTHTLDLLKKLF from the coding sequence ATGAAAAATTTTAAACGTGTATTTACTATATTTTTAAGTTTAGTATTAATTGCAACTATGACTTCTTGTTCCAATAAGACAAAGGAAACGACTTTAGTAGAAGATAAAAAAGTGAAAGAATCCGTATTTAAGAGTGGAAGCAATGATTCTAATTTTGTGCAGTTAACTAAAATTAATGATAATGTCTGGGTGCATACTACATACTATAACATTAATGGAGTTAGAACCTTATCAAATGGTTTATTGGTTTTAACAACTAAAGGATTGGTGTTGTTAGATACACCTTGGACTAATGATCAAACAAAAGAATTAATTAAACTAACAAAAGAAAAATTTAATCAAAATATTATTGCTGCAATAGTAACACATGCACATATGGATAGGATTGGTGGAATTAAAACCTTATTAGATAACAAAATAGATGTTAAATCTACTCCGTTAACAGCTCAAATGGCTGAAAAATCAGGTTATGATAGGCCAAATCCATCGATTACTAAAAATGATGAAGTATTAATTTTTGGGGAAACTAATTTGGAAGTATATTTTCCAGGTGAAGGGCATACTGCTGATAATATTGTTGTATGGTTGCCAAAGTATAAGATTTTGTACGCTGGATGTATTGCAAAATCATTAGAGTCTAATTCTATAGGAAATACTAATGATGCCAATATAAAGGAATGGCCTAATTCTGTTCAAAATTTGATAAATAAGTTTCCAAATGCAGAGATTGTTATACCATCACATGGCAAGTGGGGAAGTAAACAAATACTTACTCATACACTTGATTTGTTGAAAAAATTATTTTAA
- a CDS encoding MarR family winged helix-turn-helix transcriptional regulator, with protein sequence MPKKELEEYYIPFQCMIISNINSFNIDGVTTAQYNVLDILDKQGPKTTKELAEIRGISQPGMSKLTKRLLEKEYIIQQRRKTDRRNYDILITQAGKDFLVRSEKFRNKIMDLIENTLTEKEMDCFVKMCKKITDSYVEE encoded by the coding sequence ATGCCTAAAAAAGAACTGGAAGAATACTATATTCCTTTTCAATGTATGATTATAAGTAATATTAATAGTTTTAATATTGATGGAGTAACAACAGCACAGTATAATGTACTGGATATTTTAGATAAGCAAGGTCCTAAGACTACAAAAGAACTGGCAGAAATTCGAGGAATTTCTCAGCCTGGTATGTCTAAGCTAACAAAACGTTTATTAGAAAAAGAATACATTATTCAGCAGCGTCGAAAAACCGACCGAAGAAATTATGATATCCTAATTACTCAAGCTGGTAAAGATTTTTTAGTTAGATCAGAAAAGTTTAGAAATAAAATTATGGATTTAATTGAAAATACTCTTACAGAAAAGGAAATGGATTGCTTTGTAAAGATGTGTAAAAAGATTACTGATTCATATGTAGAGGAATAA
- a CDS encoding U32 family peptidase — translation MKITAGLGCIDDYKVLVKAGADEVFCGYVPYEWNKKYGTLFPLNRREVLYYNVQINTFEDMKILRRMVDVYKVPVSITFNYLYYVEEQYEMIAKIIKDLMNIGFYEFIIADIALILYLKENNIKCSIHLSGECAELNRLSIDFFNKLNISRYIFHRKNSIEDMKSCINNNEMKNLEYEAFILNERCHYTGAFCNSLHCDEMIHLCKMPYHLSKVSEYENSFEEVDKRLELYYKELDNKYNEEIYMENQYYRENEDEMEDSYVLGKTGCGLCSLKELEKAGVTHLKVVGRGNSIENMERDVRNLKKAMDMLDDIEDSESYEKVVKDKLLHGKCNGECYYSTRRI, via the coding sequence ATGAAAATAACAGCAGGACTAGGATGTATTGATGATTATAAAGTATTAGTGAAAGCTGGAGCAGATGAAGTGTTTTGTGGGTATGTTCCCTATGAATGGAATAAAAAATATGGAACTTTGTTTCCTTTAAATAGAAGAGAAGTACTTTACTATAATGTTCAGATAAATACTTTTGAGGATATGAAAATACTTAGAAGAATGGTTGATGTATATAAGGTACCAGTGAGTATAACTTTTAATTATTTATACTATGTTGAGGAACAATATGAAATGATAGCTAAAATAATAAAAGATTTGATGAATATTGGTTTTTACGAATTTATTATAGCAGACATTGCACTTATATTATATTTGAAAGAGAATAATATAAAATGTTCCATACATTTAAGTGGAGAATGTGCTGAACTAAATCGCCTTTCCATTGATTTTTTTAATAAACTTAATATATCTCGTTATATATTTCATAGAAAAAATTCAATTGAAGATATGAAATCATGTATAAATAATAATGAAATGAAAAATTTAGAGTATGAAGCATTTATTTTAAATGAGAGATGTCATTATACAGGGGCTTTTTGTAATTCTCTGCACTGTGATGAAATGATACATTTGTGTAAAATGCCATATCATTTATCAAAGGTGAGTGAATATGAAAATAGCTTTGAAGAAGTAGATAAACGGCTTGAGCTGTATTATAAAGAACTGGACAATAAGTATAATGAAGAAATTTATATGGAAAATCAATATTATAGAGAAAATGAAGACGAAATGGAGGATTCATATGTTTTAGGTAAGACAGGCTGCGGATTATGTTCTTTAAAGGAACTAGAAAAGGCTGGTGTTACACATTTGAAAGTAGTTGGAAGAGGTAATTCCATTGAGAATATGGAGAGAGATGTACGAAATTTAAAAAAAGCTATGGATATGTTAGATGATATTGAAGATAGCGAGAGTTATGAAAAAGTAGTAAAAGATAAACTGCTCCATGGAAAATGTAATGGGGAATGTTATTACTCAACTAGGAGGATATAA
- a CDS encoding penicillin-binding transpeptidase domain-containing protein has protein sequence MNFLSNKLYKNKKLGLFVFFTVIILIVFISIFWWNKTKATLAKETFNSYVNAWNKKDFKFMYDMIDEDSKSKISELDFVQRYKNIHNGIGLKKVDVKVKSLEKNKYDKDIENINFEVTMDTMAGKLNFSNVAQLRKNKSWKIIWSSKMIFPELENEDKVWINTLNSKRGEIKDRNNKALALDGTAAEIGIIPGKLGNESEKSKEEVSKLLQVPVEDINKKLSASYVQQYMFIPIKTISQDDKEKIDSLLKIPGVMVNEKKARVYPLKEKAAHLVGYVQAINADEIEKNKDSDYKNGDVVGKTGLEKIYEKVLRGKNGYEIYIANKDGKKKKTLISTAVKNGEDLKLTIDSDMQNLLYEELSKDAGAAVAMNPKTGEVLALVSTPSYNPNDFVMGLSQDLWKNLNEDKKKPLYNRFQSNLCPGSVFKPVTAAIGLKTKSINEEVSKNISGLKWQKDKSWGSYFVTRVDDYGQPTNLINALVHSDNIYFAQAALNIGKDKFQTELKKFGLGEKIPFEYGMSKSQFDADGDIKDEIQLADSGYGQGQILLNPLHLAAIYSSFVNSGSMIKPYIKYDETGKAEIWKNNVFSKEVADTILKDLTQVVENPGGTGHEAYIPGLNLAGKTGTAEIKLSQSDVNGTELGWFAAVNTDNPKLLVIAMAQDVKERGGSHYVIPMVKKVFESFNVAK, from the coding sequence ATGAATTTTTTAAGTAACAAGTTATATAAAAATAAAAAACTAGGTTTATTTGTCTTTTTTACAGTAATTATACTAATAGTATTTATATCTATTTTCTGGTGGAATAAGACCAAAGCTACCTTAGCTAAAGAAACTTTTAATAGTTATGTGAATGCATGGAATAAGAAAGACTTTAAATTTATGTATGATATGATAGACGAAGATAGTAAGAGTAAGATTAGTGAATTAGATTTTGTACAACGTTATAAAAATATTCATAATGGAATTGGATTAAAAAAAGTTGATGTAAAGGTTAAAAGTTTAGAAAAAAATAAATACGACAAAGATATAGAAAATATTAATTTTGAAGTTACAATGGATACTATGGCGGGAAAGTTAAATTTTTCTAATGTTGCTCAACTAAGAAAGAATAAATCATGGAAAATTATATGGAGTAGTAAGATGATTTTTCCTGAACTTGAGAATGAAGATAAAGTGTGGATAAATACTTTGAATTCTAAAAGAGGTGAAATAAAAGATAGGAATAACAAAGCTTTAGCACTAGATGGCACAGCAGCTGAAATAGGTATTATACCAGGAAAGCTTGGTAATGAGTCAGAAAAATCAAAAGAAGAGGTTTCAAAACTACTGCAAGTTCCAGTAGAAGATATAAATAAAAAACTGTCAGCATCTTATGTACAACAGTATATGTTTATTCCTATAAAAACAATATCACAAGATGATAAAGAAAAAATTGACTCACTTTTAAAAATACCGGGAGTGATGGTGAATGAAAAGAAAGCAAGGGTATATCCGCTAAAGGAAAAGGCTGCACATTTAGTAGGGTATGTTCAAGCGATAAATGCAGATGAAATAGAAAAAAATAAAGATTCAGACTATAAAAATGGTGATGTAGTAGGTAAAACTGGATTGGAAAAGATATATGAAAAGGTTCTCAGAGGAAAGAATGGATATGAAATATATATAGCTAATAAAGATGGAAAAAAGAAAAAGACCTTAATTAGTACAGCTGTAAAAAATGGTGAAGATTTAAAGTTAACAATAGATTCCGATATGCAAAATCTTCTATATGAAGAATTAAGTAAAGATGCTGGAGCTGCAGTTGCAATGAATCCAAAAACTGGAGAAGTACTTGCTCTTGTTAGTACACCATCTTATAATCCTAATGATTTTGTAATGGGATTGTCACAGGATTTGTGGAAAAATTTAAATGAAGATAAGAAAAAACCTTTGTATAATAGATTTCAAAGCAATTTATGTCCGGGATCAGTTTTTAAACCTGTAACTGCTGCAATAGGGCTTAAAACAAAGAGTATTAATGAAGAAGTTTCAAAAAATATTTCAGGACTTAAATGGCAGAAGGATAAGAGTTGGGGAAGTTATTTTGTTACAAGAGTTGATGACTACGGACAACCAACAAACCTTATAAATGCATTAGTTCATTCTGACAACATATATTTTGCACAGGCAGCATTAAACATAGGAAAGGATAAGTTTCAAACAGAACTTAAGAAATTTGGGTTAGGAGAAAAGATTCCTTTTGAATATGGAATGTCTAAATCACAGTTTGATGCAGATGGAGATATAAAAGATGAAATTCAACTGGCAGATAGTGGATATGGTCAAGGCCAAATATTGTTAAATCCGCTTCATTTAGCAGCTATCTATAGTTCTTTTGTTAACAGCGGAAGCATGATAAAGCCATACATAAAGTACGATGAAACTGGAAAAGCTGAGATATGGAAAAATAATGTTTTTTCAAAGGAGGTAGCAGATACAATTTTAAAGGATTTAACTCAGGTTGTAGAAAATCCTGGTGGTACTGGACATGAAGCATATATTCCAGGGTTGAATTTAGCTGGAAAAACGGGAACTGCAGAAATTAAGCTCTCTCAAAGTGATGTTAATGGTACTGAATTAGGATGGTTTGCAGCAGTTAATACGGATAATCCTAAATTGCTTGTAATAGCTATGGCTCAGGATGTAAAAGAAAGAGGCGGAAGTCATTATGTAATTCCAATGGTAAAAAAAGTATTTGAAAGTTTTAATGTTGCTAAATAG
- a CDS encoding OPT/YSL family transporter codes for MDNKLSKNAYGGVKGKDYVPYLSKGSKSGGNGVVLIIGVILAALFAASTAYSGMKSGLTVAAGIPGSIIGSAFIAVLAKQKGILGKNLLQGMSSGGESIASGMIFVLPAIFLIGSEVSFLEGFTVGVGGVLFGIGIASLVYNYLIVEEHGKLMYPESMAISETLVASEGAGESMKYMGIGFGIGGIITVITSSFLNIANNVISYINESFYKWRFEVEVNPLLLGIGFIVGMDVSLTMFAGSILSNFAILPLIGYFAGFGKGGANVWNNPSVAISAMQVKHIAGSYVKYIGAGMMLSGGLIGAIRLIPTIVSSIQETLNAKSTNGKGGSSSETLILLGGIVVGFIGGFIVSGGNIVMAITASILSLFLSMLFVIVSGRLTGTIGTSNLPVSGMTIASIVIVTLLFVVMGWKNPGSNRSLLLFGTFIVTAIATAGGYCQSQKVTFVIGGDKNEMQKYFAVAGVVGVAVVTGTILLLSSQLAMTGDKVPFALPQANLMSTLTAGIMSGKLPWVMIITGAVMGIVLFLLDLPIMTVAIGFYLPISTTSIILVGAIVRLIVERASKSEKEKEVRVSNGISLSSGLVAGGSIIGLIGIIFQVSGVIKGSEPSGFAATNGMAFVILAILVIATMIPILSSKVKSDK; via the coding sequence ATGGATAATAAGTTATCTAAAAATGCATATGGAGGCGTAAAGGGTAAAGACTATGTTCCTTATCTTTCTAAAGGTTCTAAATCAGGTGGAAATGGTGTTGTGTTAATAATTGGTGTTATTTTAGCTGCATTATTTGCAGCATCTACTGCTTATTCTGGTATGAAATCAGGGCTTACAGTGGCTGCTGGTATACCTGGCTCTATAATAGGTTCTGCATTTATAGCTGTACTTGCAAAACAAAAAGGCATTCTTGGTAAAAACTTACTTCAAGGTATGTCAAGTGGTGGAGAATCAATTGCTAGTGGTATGATATTTGTTTTACCAGCAATATTTTTAATAGGCTCTGAAGTTTCTTTTTTAGAGGGATTTACTGTTGGAGTAGGTGGAGTTTTATTTGGCATAGGAATAGCTTCTCTTGTTTATAATTACTTAATTGTTGAAGAACATGGAAAATTAATGTATCCTGAGTCAATGGCTATATCTGAAACACTTGTTGCTTCAGAAGGTGCTGGAGAATCAATGAAATATATGGGGATTGGATTTGGGATAGGTGGTATTATAACTGTTATAACTAGTTCATTTTTAAATATAGCCAATAATGTTATAAGTTATATAAATGAATCCTTTTATAAATGGAGGTTTGAGGTTGAAGTTAATCCTCTGTTACTTGGTATAGGGTTCATAGTTGGTATGGATGTTTCATTAACTATGTTTGCTGGTTCTATATTATCTAATTTTGCTATTTTACCTTTAATAGGTTATTTTGCAGGCTTTGGAAAAGGTGGTGCTAATGTATGGAACAATCCAAGTGTAGCTATAAGTGCTATGCAGGTCAAACATATAGCTGGTAGTTATGTAAAATATATTGGAGCAGGAATGATGCTTTCTGGTGGATTGATAGGTGCCATAAGGCTTATTCCAACTATAGTATCTTCAATACAGGAAACTCTTAATGCTAAATCAACAAATGGTAAGGGAGGTTCATCTTCAGAAACTTTAATATTACTGGGTGGTATAGTGGTAGGTTTCATAGGTGGATTTATAGTATCTGGTGGAAATATAGTAATGGCAATAACTGCTTCTATTTTATCATTATTTTTGTCAATGCTATTTGTTATAGTTTCTGGTCGTTTAACTGGTACTATAGGAACTTCAAATCTTCCTGTGTCTGGTATGACTATAGCATCTATAGTTATTGTAACATTGCTATTTGTTGTAATGGGTTGGAAAAACCCTGGAAGCAATAGATCATTACTTTTATTTGGTACATTTATAGTTACTGCTATAGCTACAGCTGGTGGATATTGTCAATCACAAAAAGTTACTTTTGTAATTGGCGGAGATAAAAATGAAATGCAAAAATATTTTGCTGTGGCCGGTGTAGTTGGTGTTGCAGTAGTTACCGGTACTATATTATTACTTTCAAGCCAGCTTGCAATGACTGGTGATAAAGTACCATTTGCATTGCCTCAAGCTAACTTAATGTCAACACTGACTGCTGGCATAATGTCAGGTAAATTGCCCTGGGTTATGATAATTACTGGTGCTGTTATGGGAATTGTTTTATTCTTATTAGACCTTCCTATAATGACAGTTGCTATAGGATTTTATCTACCAATATCTACAACTTCAATAATATTAGTAGGTGCAATAGTTCGTCTGATTGTAGAAAGAGCTTCTAAATCAGAAAAGGAAAAAGAAGTTAGAGTTTCCAATGGTATAAGTTTATCTTCAGGACTTGTTGCCGGTGGTTCTATAATAGGACTCATTGGTATAATATTCCAAGTATCAGGTGTTATAAAAGGATCTGAGCCAAGTGGATTTGCTGCTACTAATGGAATGGCATTTGTCATATTAGCAATTCTAGTAATAGCTACTATGATACCTATACTAAGCAGTAAAGTGAAAAGTGATAAATAA
- a CDS encoding BlaI/MecI/CopY family transcriptional regulator has product MSDLPKISEAEYKVMKVIWLNAPISTNEVINKLIETTNWNPKTIQTLLSRLVKKGVITHEKNSRTFVYSPLVKEKEYLERENNSFLNRFYNGTLASMVLSFLEKDKLTEDDINELKGILDKGMKGNNKNV; this is encoded by the coding sequence ATGTCGGATCTACCTAAAATTTCAGAAGCAGAATATAAAGTCATGAAAGTTATATGGTTAAATGCTCCTATAAGCACCAATGAAGTCATCAATAAGCTTATAGAAACTACTAACTGGAACCCTAAAACAATTCAAACCTTACTTTCAAGACTAGTTAAAAAGGGTGTAATAACTCACGAAAAAAACAGTAGAACTTTTGTGTATAGTCCACTTGTAAAGGAAAAGGAATACTTAGAACGAGAAAATAATTCTTTTTTGAATAGATTTTATAATGGAACATTAGCTTCTATGGTTCTAAGCTTTTTAGAAAAGGATAAATTAACAGAGGATGATATTAATGAATTAAAAGGTATTTTAGATAAAGGAATGAAAGGGAATAATAAAAATGTATAA